One genomic segment of Gammaproteobacteria bacterium includes these proteins:
- a CDS encoding type IV pilus assembly protein PilE, translating to MRFTTKTHGFTLIELLITVTIIAILSSIVYPSYQSSVLKSRRTDAKSVLLQAANWMEQFYTMNNRYDQTLVGSVSVTDSTSTAAFPKSGLIQSPINGATKYYDITLATVTSTAFTLNATPNSATNQTKDPCKTLTLDQIGAKGITGTGITADDCWR from the coding sequence ATGCGCTTTACAACTAAAACACACGGCTTTACCTTGATTGAACTGTTGATTACTGTGACGATTATTGCGATTCTTTCCTCAATTGTTTATCCATCCTATCAAAGTAGCGTTCTAAAATCGCGTCGGACGGATGCGAAGAGCGTGCTGCTGCAAGCAGCAAACTGGATGGAGCAGTTCTACACTATGAATAATCGGTATGACCAAACCTTGGTGGGAAGTGTATCGGTTACGGATAGCACGAGTACCGCCGCATTTCCCAAATCAGGATTAATTCAAAGTCCGATCAATGGTGCCACTAAGTATTACGACATTACTCTGGCAACGGTGACTTCAACCGCTTTCACCTTGAATGCCACGCCAAATAGCGCCACGAATCAAACTAAAGATCCTTGCAAGACCTTGACGCTTGACCAAATTGGTGCCAAGGGCATTACCGGTACTGGCATAACTGCAGACGACTGTTGGCGTTAG
- a CDS encoding type IV fimbrial biogenesis protein FimT, which translates to MVTWAYAGVEMEPQAMNRISGFTLIETMMVVTVMAIVLTTGIPSLRAAIRSSYAVTHTNAFLSSLSLARNEAIKRGQRVVVCKSLSNICQNETFGWEQGWMVFVDSNNNASLDEDELPLYAHESLGGGNTLQGNQNVRDYISYSPEGVAKMKSGAFQAGTFTFGLCVGHKQNTIVISKTGRARVQKIAC; encoded by the coding sequence ATGGTTACTTGGGCTTACGCTGGAGTAGAGATGGAGCCCCAGGCCATGAACAGGATTAGTGGTTTTACCCTTATCGAAACGATGATGGTGGTTACCGTGATGGCTATCGTGTTGACAACGGGGATCCCGTCATTACGGGCAGCGATTCGTAGCTCTTATGCGGTGACACACACCAACGCTTTTTTGAGTTCGCTCAGTCTTGCACGTAACGAGGCAATTAAGAGAGGGCAGCGCGTTGTAGTATGCAAAAGCCTAAGCAATATCTGCCAGAATGAAACGTTTGGCTGGGAACAGGGGTGGATGGTATTCGTTGACTCGAATAACAACGCTAGTTTGGATGAGGACGAGTTGCCACTCTATGCGCATGAATCATTGGGAGGTGGTAATACCTTGCAGGGCAATCAGAATGTCCGTGATTATATTTCCTATTCGCCTGAAGGGGTCGCGAAAATGAAAAGTGGCGCCTTTCAGGCGGGTACTTTTACCTTCGGCTTGTGTGTGGGTCACAAACAAAACACCATCGTAATCAGTAAAACTGGAAGGGCGCGCGTCCAAAAGATAGCGTGCTAA